Proteins co-encoded in one Rhizobium sp. NZLR1 genomic window:
- a CDS encoding PepSY domain-containing protein, with protein sequence MMLKLIAAVAIIAATPILASASPSCTKEPKSKWMSEDAMKAKVDTLGYKVKTFEITGNCYEIYGKDKDGKRAEVYFNPVSGDIVQKGE encoded by the coding sequence ATCATGTTGAAACTGATCGCCGCTGTCGCAATCATCGCCGCCACGCCGATATTGGCATCGGCTAGCCCAAGTTGCACCAAGGAGCCGAAATCAAAGTGGATGTCCGAAGACGCCATGAAGGCCAAGGTCGATACGCTTGGCTACAAGGTGAAGACATTTGAAATCACTGGCAATTGCTATGAAATCTACGGCAAGGACAAGGACGGCAAGCGAGCCGAGGTCTATTTCAATCCGGTATCCGGTGATATTGTCCAGAAGGGCGAATGA
- a CDS encoding DUF4082 domain-containing protein — MNVMLQRAKSRPMRKGTPLMRRIHVSNREYLSTFGGALSIFRASSAWSAVLASATVVSSRSTDGSPSFANQGSATVQSSFTGTVTSFMISSGDMQSSPASSTAMPAPAADGGAQDTSTKTASAATVFQTPSSTLQRTVLGPDPAEEAATLPAAPALTGVISDADTGSAKTAPVSSSSSLGTASLRLQASIASISVEPSQDVSAQTTAAPTALMASIPAASAAATPNKIALENLKQGNPISEWGLEGDGGGTIQGFATEISTNIGQTVDFKIATDSTHYRIDIYRMGYYGGAGARKVDSIEQSLTTAQIQPHPIVDMSLGLIDCGNWSVSASWQIPTDAVSGVYFAKLVREDGTADASIIPFVVRDDASTSNIVFQTSDTTWQAYNAWGGASLYYGEVPVDPASMIGYLPPNCSCGLQAIGRASAVSYNRPIITNTSPIGGSHDYIFGAESSAISWLEQNGYDVSYISGVDAARSGSLLLNHDAYLSVGHDEYWSAEQRANVEAARDAGVNLAFWSGNECYWKVRWESSIDGSGQAYRTMVCYKETWGTSTDPSNVGTGTWRDPRYADAGQEPENSLTGTMFQVDSYRSDTISIPYDYSNLRFWRNTDVAELQQGESYNLVQNLLGYEWDSDVENGFRPDGLIDLSLSSVSVSTYLRDYGTTVGDAVATHSLTMYRAASGALVFGAGTVFWSWGLSDNHQGAATSTDRNVQQAMVNMFADMGIQPTTLDASLILATQSTDTLKPTSSVTSPIVGASFLEGQHVTITGTAQDFGGGIIAGVEVSTDGGQHWFKATGRESWSYNWVVQASGTYTIMSRAVDDSVNMEASSAGKQVTVTLPGTTGLWTLAEKPAVEVAIDRDSVELGLRFQTTTAGSVEGIRFYKGFSNIGDHVVSLWSANGTLLASGVSVDEPLSGWQTVMFSSPIQIAAGTTYVASYHSGGFFSLTNNYFTGGTYASGAVKAVDGGGVFAYGTTAGTFPGQSPGTGTNYWVDVVFDAGPNSAPVVTDDTGLTITRNDSVVISIASLIGNDTDPNGDAMTISAVGNAVNGTVTLNKQNGAVIFTPTNNYSGPASFTYTLSDGRGGTDQGNVSLTVNQGPAGEALFTSSEGPTGASFNDGQSLELGMRFVASSSGMISGIRYYKAAGDTGAHTGSLWTADGTLVATVTFADSGSVSGWQTATFTNPVHIAAGTTYVASYHTTGSYVATSDYFTSAHTNGALTALAGSNGVFGNGTDFPTSSYQSSNYWVDVVFNQTTNAVPVAANDNGYTTYSNTALSIAAASLLANDHDADGDPLSITAANGAVNGTVSFNSQTKTVIFTPNSGYTGSASFSYSISDGYGGTSSATVSLAVNSQPGGGTTASLFTGADTSGVTAANDANSVDLGVKFIASASGQITGLTYYRSAQDTGTHAGSLWTASGQLLAQATFINETASGWQTVSFIQPINVTAGATYVASYHSNGFYSATANYFTTDHTNGALTAPSSAASGGNGLYAYGSGNLFPTASYNASNYWVDVLYQQGGAQNAVPVAANDSGFSTNTGTPITIQASVLRANDADADGDPLVITGVSGGVNGSVAYDAQAQTVTFTPTAGYSGPASFSYAIADGKGGTASAQVALTINGGQTGGPEQNLFAAGATPSIVSINDNQQINLGMKFQADTSGWITGVRFYKGADNTGPHSGYLWTASGTLLGSVTFNNETASGWQTAQLTQQIAVQADTSYVVSYSSNGNYSATGNYFASDVTNGDLKAPGGSNGVYAYGAGGLFPTASYNSTNYYVDVAFKPQLAA; from the coding sequence ATGAACGTCATGCTACAGCGGGCGAAGAGCCGGCCGATGCGGAAGGGGACGCCGCTGATGCGGAGAATTCATGTGAGTAATCGTGAGTACCTGAGTACATTTGGTGGAGCGTTGAGTATCTTTCGTGCATCCTCCGCCTGGAGCGCAGTACTTGCATCCGCGACGGTCGTATCGTCGAGAAGTACCGATGGCTCCCCAAGCTTTGCCAATCAGGGCAGCGCAACCGTCCAATCCTCCTTCACCGGCACGGTCACATCTTTCATGATATCATCAGGCGACATGCAATCGTCCCCTGCGTCGTCGACGGCGATGCCTGCGCCTGCTGCCGATGGCGGCGCGCAGGATACGTCCACGAAGACGGCGTCGGCTGCGACGGTCTTCCAGACGCCTTCCTCGACATTGCAACGCACTGTGCTTGGCCCGGATCCGGCCGAGGAGGCTGCGACACTGCCTGCTGCTCCCGCGCTTACGGGTGTTATCAGCGATGCCGATACCGGCAGCGCCAAAACGGCGCCGGTCAGTTCTTCCAGCAGTCTTGGCACGGCTTCGTTGCGCCTTCAGGCCTCGATAGCATCCATCTCGGTGGAGCCGAGCCAGGACGTTTCTGCTCAGACGACCGCGGCCCCGACGGCACTGATGGCATCGATACCGGCAGCTTCGGCTGCGGCGACGCCCAACAAGATCGCGCTCGAAAACCTGAAGCAGGGCAACCCGATCAGCGAGTGGGGTCTGGAGGGTGACGGCGGCGGCACCATTCAGGGCTTCGCCACCGAAATCAGCACGAATATCGGCCAGACGGTCGATTTCAAGATCGCCACCGATTCCACCCATTACCGCATCGATATCTACCGCATGGGCTATTATGGCGGGGCCGGGGCGCGCAAGGTCGACTCGATCGAGCAATCGCTGACCACGGCGCAGATCCAGCCGCATCCGATCGTCGATATGTCACTCGGCCTCATCGACTGCGGCAACTGGTCGGTCTCGGCGAGCTGGCAGATTCCGACGGACGCGGTCTCCGGCGTCTATTTCGCCAAGCTGGTGCGCGAGGACGGCACCGCAGACGCCAGCATCATTCCTTTCGTTGTGCGCGACGACGCCTCCACCAGCAATATCGTCTTCCAGACGTCCGACACGACATGGCAGGCCTATAATGCCTGGGGCGGCGCCAGCCTCTACTATGGCGAAGTGCCCGTCGATCCCGCAAGCATGATCGGCTACCTGCCACCGAACTGCAGCTGCGGCCTGCAGGCCATCGGCCGGGCCTCGGCGGTCAGCTATAACAGGCCGATCATTACCAATACGAGCCCGATCGGCGGCTCGCACGACTACATCTTCGGCGCCGAATCCTCCGCCATCTCGTGGCTGGAGCAGAACGGCTACGACGTATCTTATATTTCGGGCGTCGATGCAGCGCGTAGCGGCAGCCTGCTGCTCAACCACGACGCCTATCTCTCCGTCGGGCATGACGAATACTGGTCTGCCGAACAGCGCGCCAATGTCGAGGCGGCGCGCGATGCCGGCGTCAACCTCGCCTTCTGGAGCGGCAACGAGTGCTACTGGAAGGTCCGCTGGGAAAGCAGCATCGACGGCAGCGGCCAGGCCTACCGCACCATGGTCTGCTACAAGGAAACCTGGGGCACGAGCACGGATCCGAGCAATGTCGGCACCGGCACCTGGCGCGATCCGCGTTATGCCGATGCGGGACAGGAGCCGGAGAATTCGCTGACGGGCACGATGTTCCAGGTGGACAGCTACCGCTCCGATACGATCTCCATTCCCTACGACTATTCGAACCTGCGCTTCTGGCGCAACACCGATGTTGCTGAGCTGCAGCAGGGCGAGAGCTACAATCTCGTGCAGAACCTGCTCGGCTACGAATGGGATTCCGATGTCGAGAACGGCTTCCGTCCGGATGGGCTGATCGACCTGTCACTCTCCTCGGTCTCGGTAAGCACCTATCTGCGCGATTACGGCACGACGGTCGGCGATGCGGTGGCGACCCACAGCCTGACCATGTATCGGGCGGCAAGCGGCGCGCTGGTCTTCGGCGCCGGCACAGTCTTCTGGTCCTGGGGGCTGAGTGACAACCATCAGGGCGCGGCGACGTCAACCGATCGCAATGTGCAACAGGCGATGGTCAACATGTTCGCGGACATGGGCATTCAGCCGACGACGCTGGATGCGAGCCTGATCCTTGCGACACAATCGACCGACACGCTGAAGCCCACCTCGTCGGTCACGTCGCCGATCGTCGGCGCAAGCTTCCTCGAAGGGCAACATGTGACGATCACGGGCACGGCGCAGGATTTCGGCGGCGGCATCATTGCCGGCGTGGAAGTCTCGACCGATGGCGGCCAGCACTGGTTCAAGGCCACCGGCCGCGAGAGCTGGAGCTATAACTGGGTCGTCCAGGCGAGCGGAACCTACACGATCATGTCACGGGCCGTCGACGACAGCGTCAATATGGAGGCGTCATCGGCCGGCAAGCAGGTCACCGTCACCTTGCCGGGAACGACAGGCCTCTGGACGCTTGCGGAAAAGCCGGCGGTCGAAGTGGCGATCGATCGCGATTCCGTCGAGCTCGGCCTGCGCTTCCAGACGACGACAGCAGGCTCCGTGGAGGGCATCCGCTTCTACAAGGGCTTCTCCAATATCGGCGACCATGTCGTCAGCCTCTGGAGCGCCAACGGAACGCTGCTGGCATCAGGCGTGTCCGTCGACGAACCGCTCTCCGGCTGGCAGACGGTGATGTTCTCTTCGCCGATCCAGATTGCCGCCGGCACGACCTACGTGGCCTCCTATCACAGCGGCGGTTTCTTCTCGCTGACAAACAATTATTTCACCGGCGGCACCTATGCCAGCGGCGCGGTGAAGGCCGTCGATGGCGGCGGCGTCTTCGCCTACGGCACCACTGCCGGCACGTTCCCCGGCCAAAGCCCCGGCACCGGCACCAATTACTGGGTCGACGTAGTCTTCGATGCCGGGCCCAACAGCGCCCCGGTTGTGACCGACGATACGGGGCTGACCATCACCCGCAACGACAGCGTCGTCATCTCGATCGCCTCGCTCATCGGAAACGATACGGATCCGAATGGCGATGCGATGACGATTTCGGCCGTCGGCAATGCCGTCAACGGCACGGTGACGCTCAACAAGCAGAACGGCGCCGTCATCTTCACGCCGACCAACAATTATTCGGGGCCTGCAAGCTTCACCTATACGCTGTCGGACGGGCGCGGCGGCACGGATCAGGGCAACGTCAGCCTCACCGTAAACCAGGGCCCTGCCGGGGAAGCACTGTTTACCTCAAGCGAAGGGCCGACGGGCGCAAGCTTCAACGACGGTCAGTCGCTGGAACTCGGGATGAGGTTCGTCGCTTCGTCCAGCGGCATGATTTCCGGCATCCGCTACTACAAGGCGGCCGGCGATACCGGCGCCCATACCGGCTCCCTCTGGACGGCCGACGGCACGCTGGTCGCGACCGTCACTTTCGCCGACAGCGGATCGGTGAGCGGCTGGCAGACCGCGACATTCACCAACCCGGTGCATATCGCAGCCGGCACAACCTATGTCGCCTCCTACCACACGACAGGCTCCTATGTGGCGACATCAGACTATTTCACCTCAGCGCATACCAACGGCGCGCTGACGGCGCTTGCCGGCAGTAACGGCGTCTTCGGCAATGGCACGGATTTCCCGACTTCCAGCTACCAGTCGTCGAACTACTGGGTGGATGTCGTCTTCAACCAGACAACCAATGCGGTGCCGGTCGCCGCCAATGACAATGGCTACACGACCTATTCCAACACCGCACTTTCGATTGCCGCAGCCAGCCTGCTTGCAAACGACCATGACGCCGATGGCGATCCGCTTAGCATCACCGCCGCGAATGGTGCGGTCAACGGAACCGTGTCGTTCAACAGCCAGACCAAAACGGTGATCTTCACGCCGAACTCTGGCTATACGGGTTCAGCAAGCTTCTCCTATTCGATCTCGGATGGATATGGCGGCACGTCGTCGGCCACTGTGAGCCTCGCGGTCAATTCGCAGCCTGGCGGCGGCACGACCGCAAGCCTGTTCACCGGCGCCGACACGTCGGGCGTTACCGCTGCCAATGACGCCAACTCGGTCGACCTCGGCGTCAAGTTCATCGCTTCCGCCAGCGGCCAGATCACCGGGCTCACCTATTACAGGAGCGCCCAGGATACCGGCACGCATGCCGGCTCGCTCTGGACAGCGAGCGGCCAGCTTCTGGCTCAGGCGACCTTCATCAACGAGACGGCGAGCGGCTGGCAGACGGTTTCCTTCATCCAGCCGATCAATGTGACGGCCGGCGCCACCTATGTGGCGAGCTACCATTCGAACGGCTTCTATTCCGCAACGGCGAACTACTTCACGACGGATCATACGAACGGTGCGCTGACGGCGCCGTCGAGTGCGGCGAGCGGCGGCAACGGCCTTTATGCCTATGGCTCGGGCAACCTGTTCCCGACCGCTTCCTACAATGCCAGCAATTATTGGGTCGACGTGCTCTATCAGCAGGGCGGCGCGCAGAATGCGGTTCCGGTCGCCGCCAATGACAGCGGCTTCTCGACCAATACCGGCACGCCGATCACCATCCAGGCCTCCGTGCTCCGGGCAAACGACGCCGATGCCGATGGCGATCCGCTTGTCATCACCGGCGTCAGCGGCGGGGTCAACGGCTCGGTCGCCTACGATGCCCAGGCCCAGACGGTGACCTTCACGCCGACGGCAGGCTATTCGGGACCGGCAAGCTTCAGCTACGCGATAGCAGACGGCAAGGGCGGCACGGCGTCGGCGCAGGTTGCCCTCACCATCAACGGCGGCCAGACGGGAGGGCCGGAGCAGAACCTCTTTGCCGCCGGTGCCACGCCGTCGATCGTCTCCATCAACGACAACCAGCAAATCAATCTCGGCATGAAATTCCAGGCCGATACGTCAGGCTGGATCACCGGCGTCCGCTTCTACAAGGGGGCCGACAACACCGGCCCGCATAGCGGCTATCTCTGGACCGCCTCGGGCACGCTGCTCGGCAGCGTCACCTTCAACAACGAGACGGCCAGCGGCTGGCAGACTGCGCAGCTCACCCAGCAGATCGCGGTCCAGGCGGATACGAGCTATGTCGTTTCTTATTCGAGCAACGGCAATTACTCGGCGACCGGCAATTACTTTGCCAGCGATGTGACGAACGGCGATCTCAAGGCGCCCGGCGGCAGCAACGGCGTCTATGCCTACGGGGCGGGCGGGTTGTTCCCGACAGCCAGCTACAACAGCACGAACTACTATGTGGATGTGGCGTTCAAACCGCAGCTCGCGGCGTAA
- a CDS encoding HlyD family type I secretion periplasmic adaptor subunit: MNAHARKSSENLPVPSDKGSTGQGLSDKGPSDTGRQLTARPPLPPAIAEFQSDAVELEERAPPRVARMTLYCVTALLASAITWASVSSIDEVVIAPGKLVTTQPTIVVQPLETSIIRTIEVKAGEVVHAGQTLATLDATFSQADVDQQQAKFSALDAQVRRIEAELAGVDYTKMAGDTPDQILQSQLFGQRQAFYAAQLQNFEQQIAGQSASLTASKNQEAVLTQRRDGLSQIEAARERLYNTQSGSLITLLGSRDARLDVESDLTAVRGRADEAAHSYAKLRADRQAFIEDFRRAAMEQLVELRGQRDMADEELKKMELRRNMVALTAPADAVVLDLAQRSVGSVVREAEPVVTLVPINVPLEAEVSINTRDIGRVAVGKEARIKLDAYPFQKYGTASGEVRTISQDTFLTGQQEQSATPGQPAAPFFKARILLADTRLNAADVPVRLLPGMTVSTEIKVGNRTVISYFLYPLLRGLDNAIREP; this comes from the coding sequence ATGAACGCGCACGCCAGAAAATCCAGCGAAAACCTGCCGGTTCCTTCAGACAAAGGCTCCACAGGCCAAGGCCTCTCAGACAAGGGCCCCTCAGACACGGGAAGGCAACTGACTGCCCGGCCGCCGCTGCCGCCGGCAATAGCGGAATTTCAGTCCGATGCCGTCGAGCTCGAGGAGCGCGCGCCGCCGCGGGTGGCGCGCATGACGCTCTACTGCGTGACGGCGCTGCTTGCCTCAGCGATCACCTGGGCCTCGGTTTCCTCCATCGACGAGGTGGTGATTGCGCCCGGCAAGCTCGTCACCACCCAGCCGACCATCGTCGTCCAGCCGCTCGAAACATCGATCATCCGCACGATCGAGGTGAAGGCCGGCGAGGTGGTGCATGCCGGGCAGACGCTGGCGACCCTCGATGCCACTTTCAGCCAGGCCGATGTCGACCAGCAGCAGGCGAAATTCTCCGCACTCGACGCTCAGGTGAGACGCATCGAGGCCGAGCTTGCCGGCGTCGACTATACGAAGATGGCGGGAGATACGCCCGACCAGATACTGCAGTCGCAGCTCTTCGGCCAGCGACAGGCCTTCTACGCGGCGCAGCTGCAGAATTTCGAGCAGCAAATCGCCGGCCAGTCGGCGTCGCTCACCGCCAGCAAGAACCAGGAAGCGGTGTTGACCCAAAGGCGCGATGGGCTCTCGCAGATCGAGGCAGCGCGGGAGCGGCTTTATAACACACAGAGCGGCTCGCTGATCACGCTGCTCGGCTCCCGCGACGCCCGCCTCGACGTCGAATCCGATCTGACCGCCGTCCGCGGCCGGGCCGACGAGGCCGCCCACTCGTATGCCAAGCTCCGAGCCGACCGCCAGGCCTTCATCGAGGATTTCCGCCGCGCTGCAATGGAGCAGCTGGTGGAGCTGCGCGGCCAGCGCGACATGGCTGACGAGGAACTGAAAAAGATGGAGCTGCGCCGCAATATGGTGGCGCTGACCGCACCCGCCGATGCCGTCGTGCTCGACCTGGCGCAACGCTCGGTCGGCTCCGTCGTGCGCGAGGCCGAACCGGTGGTGACGCTGGTGCCGATCAACGTGCCGCTCGAAGCCGAAGTCTCGATCAACACCCGCGACATCGGCCGTGTCGCCGTCGGCAAGGAAGCGCGTATCAAGCTCGACGCCTATCCCTTCCAGAAATACGGCACCGCCTCGGGCGAGGTGAGAACCATCAGCCAGGACACGTTCCTCACCGGCCAACAGGAACAGAGCGCCACCCCCGGCCAGCCGGCCGCCCCCTTCTTCAAGGCCCGGATACTGCTTGCCGATACAAGGCTGAATGCCGCAGATGTGCCGGTGCGGCTGCTTCCCGGCATGACCGTATCCACGGAAATCAAGGTCGGCAACCGCACGGTGATCTCCTATTTTCTGTATCCGTTGCTGCGTGGCCTCGATAACGCAATACGCGAACCGTAG
- a CDS encoding peptidase domain-containing ABC transporter, with protein MSGFLHTNLHCLALVARHHGVDLAPERLQHDYAVGNDPVAVRQLLRMAKDAGLRARHLTLGWRSLFQLGEAFPVIAELTNGNWVVIAGAVGEGEEERIRVLDPLASRAEVMMLSEEQFAKAWLGSVILLKRNYRMSDEDRPFGFRWFVPEIIKQRSFFRDVALAAFVLYGLGLTTPIFFQLVIDKVLVHQSYATLTVLTIGIAIALVFDATFSFLRRYLLLYATNRIDIRVATRTFGHLLNLPIALFEQASAGVLVKHMQQTGRIREFLTGRLFLTLLDGVSLFVFVPILLLYSVKLTLVVLGFAALVGLVVMMLVGPFQRRLQALYQAEGDRQALLVETVHGMRTVKSLALEPRQRKAWDDYSAQSISVRFRVDKISTIAQSLTGLLEKLMSVAIIGLGALDVFNGSMTIGALVAFNMLAGRVSGPLVQIVTMVHEYQEVALSVRMLGEIMNQRPEQAGRGRGVRPHLKGRIEFDRVTFRYAPDSAPALDNVSFAIPAGCVFGVVGKSGSGKTTITRLIQGLYQSQEGLVRMDGYDSREIDLVHLRTSIGVVLQDSFLFRGSVRENIAAAKPDASIEEIMEAARIAGAEEFIERLPRGFDTMLEENAANLSGGQKQRLAIARALITDPKLLIFDEATSALDPDSEAIIRDNLSRIAAGRTVVIVSHRLSTLVDADAILVIDRGKVADIGRHDQLVSRCMTYRHLWSQQMRQVA; from the coding sequence ATGAGTGGTTTTCTGCATACCAACCTGCACTGTCTAGCGCTCGTCGCGCGTCATCACGGCGTCGATCTCGCGCCTGAGCGATTGCAGCACGACTATGCCGTCGGCAACGATCCCGTTGCCGTGCGGCAGCTGCTGCGCATGGCCAAGGATGCCGGCCTCAGAGCCCGGCATCTGACGCTCGGCTGGCGATCCCTGTTTCAGCTCGGCGAAGCCTTTCCGGTGATCGCGGAACTGACGAACGGCAACTGGGTGGTCATCGCCGGCGCCGTCGGGGAGGGTGAGGAGGAGAGAATTCGCGTTCTTGACCCGCTCGCGTCACGCGCCGAAGTGATGATGCTCAGCGAAGAGCAGTTCGCCAAGGCCTGGCTCGGATCGGTGATCCTACTGAAGCGCAACTATCGCATGTCCGACGAGGACCGGCCCTTCGGATTTCGCTGGTTCGTGCCCGAGATCATCAAGCAGCGTAGCTTCTTCCGCGATGTCGCGCTCGCCGCCTTCGTGCTCTACGGGCTGGGCCTGACGACGCCGATCTTCTTCCAGCTTGTCATCGACAAGGTGCTGGTGCACCAGAGCTATGCGACGCTGACGGTTCTGACTATCGGTATTGCTATCGCGCTCGTCTTCGACGCGACCTTCAGCTTCCTGCGCCGCTATCTGCTGCTCTACGCGACGAACAGGATCGACATCCGCGTCGCGACACGCACCTTCGGCCATCTGCTCAACCTGCCGATCGCACTTTTCGAGCAGGCCTCGGCCGGCGTTCTCGTCAAGCATATGCAGCAGACGGGGCGCATCCGCGAATTCCTGACGGGGCGCCTGTTCCTGACGCTTCTCGACGGCGTTTCGCTCTTCGTCTTCGTGCCGATCCTGCTTCTCTACAGCGTCAAGCTGACGCTTGTGGTGCTCGGTTTCGCAGCGCTCGTCGGCCTCGTGGTGATGATGCTCGTCGGGCCGTTCCAGCGCCGGTTGCAGGCGCTTTACCAGGCCGAAGGCGACCGGCAGGCATTACTGGTGGAAACCGTGCACGGCATGCGCACCGTCAAATCGCTGGCACTGGAGCCGCGCCAGCGCAAGGCGTGGGACGATTATTCGGCCCAGTCGATCTCCGTGCGTTTCCGGGTCGACAAGATTTCGACCATCGCCCAGTCGCTGACCGGGCTTCTGGAGAAGCTGATGAGTGTCGCGATCATCGGCCTCGGCGCGCTCGATGTGTTTAACGGCTCGATGACCATCGGTGCGCTGGTCGCCTTCAACATGCTCGCCGGCCGGGTCTCCGGACCGCTGGTGCAGATCGTCACCATGGTGCACGAATATCAGGAAGTGGCGCTCTCCGTGCGCATGCTCGGCGAGATCATGAACCAGCGGCCGGAGCAGGCGGGCCGCGGGCGAGGTGTTCGGCCGCATCTGAAGGGCCGCATCGAATTCGACAGGGTCACCTTCCGCTATGCGCCTGATAGTGCGCCTGCGCTCGACAATGTCTCATTCGCCATTCCGGCGGGCTGCGTCTTCGGCGTGGTCGGCAAGAGCGGGTCGGGCAAGACGACGATCACAAGGCTCATCCAGGGGCTTTATCAGAGCCAGGAAGGCCTCGTGCGCATGGATGGCTATGACAGCCGCGAGATCGACCTGGTGCACTTAAGAACCAGCATCGGCGTGGTGCTCCAGGATAGTTTCCTGTTTCGCGGCTCGGTTCGCGAGAATATCGCCGCCGCCAAGCCCGATGCCAGCATCGAGGAGATCATGGAAGCCGCCCGCATCGCCGGCGCCGAGGAGTTCATCGAGCGTCTGCCGCGCGGTTTCGACACCATGCTGGAAGAAAACGCCGCCAACCTGTCGGGCGGCCAGAAGCAGCGCCTGGCGATTGCCCGCGCGCTGATCACCGATCCGAAGCTGTTGATCTTCGATGAGGCGACGAGCGCGCTCGACCCTGACAGCGAGGCGATCATCCGCGACAACCTCAGCCGCATCGCCGCCGGCCGGACCGTGGTCATCGTCTCGCACCGGCTTTCGACGCTCGTCGATGCCGATGCCATTCTCGTCATCGATCGCGGCAAGGTCGCCGATATCGGCCGGCACGATCAGCTCGTGTCGCGCTGCATGACCTACCGCCACCTGTGGTCCCAACAAATGAGGCAGGTCGCATGA
- a CDS encoding GTP-binding protein — MMSADNRLPVTVLAGFLGAGKTTVLNHVLSNREGRRVAVIVNDMSEVNIDADLVREGGADLSRTDETLVELTNGCICCTLRDDLLSEVRRLAAAGRFDYLLIEGTGIAEPLPVAATFSFRDESGAALCDVARLDAMVCVVDAVNLLTDYQSAEFLADRGERRDGDDERKLVDLLVEQIEFSDVVIINKAGDVPCADLAEVRRVVAALNPDAQVVEAVFGQVPLGAILDTGLFSEAKAARHPLWHKELFGWGDHVPETEEYGITSFVYRSRRPFDPLRLKDFLDRKWAGLIRAKGHFWLATRPDEIGLLSIAGTQCRIETRGYWWASVPRVQWPRFPQFRQLIDRHWDDVWGDRRQELVFIGSGFDEEAIRAALGDCLTGEETGFDPQTAVGLRDPFPAWQHGHILAHSNS, encoded by the coding sequence ATGATGAGTGCAGACAACAGATTGCCCGTAACGGTTCTCGCCGGGTTTCTCGGCGCCGGCAAGACGACTGTGCTCAATCATGTCCTGAGTAATCGGGAGGGTCGCCGGGTTGCTGTCATCGTCAACGATATGAGCGAGGTCAATATCGATGCGGATCTCGTGCGCGAGGGCGGTGCAGACCTCTCGCGCACCGACGAGACGCTGGTAGAGCTTACCAACGGGTGCATCTGCTGCACCCTGCGCGACGATCTTCTGAGCGAAGTGCGCCGGCTCGCAGCCGCCGGCCGTTTCGACTATCTGCTGATCGAGGGAACCGGCATTGCCGAGCCGCTGCCGGTCGCAGCCACCTTCTCCTTCCGCGACGAGAGCGGGGCTGCCCTCTGCGACGTGGCGCGTCTCGACGCGATGGTCTGCGTCGTCGATGCGGTCAATCTTCTCACCGATTACCAGAGCGCCGAATTCCTTGCCGATCGCGGCGAAAGGCGTGACGGGGACGATGAGCGCAAGCTCGTGGACCTGCTCGTCGAGCAGATCGAATTTTCCGATGTCGTCATCATCAACAAGGCAGGCGATGTGCCGTGCGCCGACCTTGCCGAGGTTCGCCGGGTCGTCGCGGCGCTCAATCCGGATGCCCAGGTCGTCGAGGCGGTTTTTGGCCAGGTGCCGCTTGGCGCGATCCTGGATACCGGCCTCTTCAGCGAAGCGAAGGCCGCCCGCCATCCGCTCTGGCACAAGGAACTTTTCGGTTGGGGCGATCATGTGCCGGAGACCGAGGAATACGGCATAACAAGCTTCGTCTATCGCAGTCGCCGGCCCTTCGATCCCCTGAGGCTCAAGGATTTCCTCGACCGGAAATGGGCGGGCCTCATCCGCGCAAAGGGCCATTTCTGGCTGGCGACGAGGCCGGACGAGATCGGCCTTCTGTCAATTGCCGGCACCCAGTGCCGCATCGAGACCAGGGGGTACTGGTGGGCCTCGGTGCCGCGGGTGCAATGGCCGCGCTTTCCGCAGTTCCGCCAGCTCATCGACCGGCATTGGGACGATGTCTGGGGCGATCGCCGCCAGGAGCTCGTCTTCATCGGTTCCGGCTTCGACGAGGAAGCGATCCGTGCTGCGCTCGGCGATTGCCTGACCGGCGAGGAGACGGGTTTCGATCCGCAAACCGCCGTCGGCCTCCGCGATCCGTTTCCGGCATGGCAGCACGGACATATCCTCGCACATTCAAATAGTTAG